A genomic stretch from Chitinophaga agri includes:
- a CDS encoding aldo/keto reductase — protein MATSTKNLTFRLGGQLEINRLGYGAMQLTGTGVFGEVADRENAKKVLQAAVAAGVNFIDTAEAYGPKLNESLIADALHPYREDLVIATKGGFQRPGPNQWVPNGDPAFIRENIEGSLERLKVDTIDLWQLHRFDPKIPVEETLAPVAEAVQAGKIRYVGLSEVNIGQIEQAQKVLPIVSVQNLYNLGNRQWESVLDYTTEKGLAFIPWFPLASGPDTLAEKISKIAEKYNATTAQIALAWLLKRADNILLIPGTKSVQHLEENLAAGKIELTEEEFDQLSK, from the coding sequence ATGGCAACAAGCACAAAGAATCTGACCTTCCGCTTAGGTGGTCAGCTGGAGATCAACCGTCTTGGTTACGGTGCAATGCAATTGACAGGAACAGGCGTATTCGGAGAAGTAGCAGACCGTGAGAATGCAAAGAAAGTCCTCCAGGCGGCAGTTGCCGCTGGTGTGAACTTCATTGATACCGCGGAAGCGTATGGGCCTAAGTTAAATGAATCACTGATCGCAGACGCACTGCATCCTTACAGGGAAGACCTGGTCATTGCTACCAAAGGAGGTTTTCAACGTCCTGGTCCTAATCAATGGGTTCCCAATGGAGATCCTGCCTTCATCCGTGAAAACATCGAAGGCAGTCTCGAACGACTGAAAGTAGACACGATCGACCTCTGGCAGCTGCACCGCTTCGACCCCAAAATACCGGTAGAAGAAACGCTGGCTCCGGTAGCGGAAGCAGTGCAAGCCGGTAAGATCAGGTATGTAGGACTGTCAGAAGTAAATATAGGGCAGATTGAGCAGGCACAGAAGGTACTGCCTATCGTATCTGTACAGAACCTGTATAACCTCGGTAACCGTCAGTGGGAGTCAGTACTGGACTATACCACCGAAAAGGGTCTCGCCTTTATCCCCTGGTTCCCGCTGGCTTCCGGTCCGGATACACTGGCGGAGAAGATCAGCAAGATCGCAGAAAAATACAATGCCACCACTGCTCAGATCGCACTGGCGTGGTTGCTGAAACGTGCTGATAATATCCTGCTGATACCTGGTACCAAATCGGTACAGCATCTGGAAGAGAACCTGGCGGCCGGAAAGATAGAATTGACAGAGGAGGAGTTCGACCAGCTGTCTAAATAA
- a CDS encoding NAD(P)/FAD-dependent oxidoreductase has translation MEQMRQITLNIPPTTKPRVVIVGAGFGGLNTAQHLPDDKFQIVLFDKHNYHTFQPLLYQVASAALQADSIAGPLRNLFHGTRDFHFRMLRVLSVDTLTNTINTSAGSLHYDYLVISTGAKTNYFGNENMQRYALPLKTIPDALNMRSQLMQLFEWASMNANPDIADHMLNVVLVGAGPTGVEMAGALSELRKNVLPKDYPALDFSKMRIFLLDGLDRVLPPMHPKSSARAQRYLEKMGVIIKLGVIVQDYDGETITLKTGEQIKSYLVVWSAGVTGEVLAGIPKEWTERGKLLTDPHCRVIGSNNVFAIGDIALMKLEDYPKGHPGVAQPAIQMGKYIGKHLYKLHTNEPVKPFKYFDKGSLATVGRGKAVADLPKNIHLGGRLAWWIWLFVHVNFLVSFRNKLLVLANWIWNLFTFDKGNRLIIRPYIRKGDERAKAVFTENEVGS, from the coding sequence ATGGAACAGATGAGGCAGATCACCCTGAATATTCCGCCCACTACCAAGCCCAGGGTAGTCATTGTAGGCGCCGGATTCGGCGGACTGAACACCGCACAGCACCTTCCGGACGACAAGTTCCAGATCGTACTGTTCGACAAGCATAACTACCATACATTTCAGCCACTGTTATACCAGGTCGCCTCTGCTGCCTTACAGGCCGACTCTATTGCCGGACCACTCCGGAATCTGTTCCATGGTACGAGAGACTTTCACTTCAGAATGCTGCGTGTACTATCCGTAGATACACTGACGAATACCATTAATACTTCCGCAGGATCTTTGCACTATGACTATCTCGTGATATCCACCGGCGCAAAGACCAATTACTTCGGCAACGAGAACATGCAACGTTATGCGTTACCGTTGAAAACCATACCCGATGCGTTGAACATGCGCAGCCAGCTGATGCAGCTCTTCGAGTGGGCCAGTATGAATGCCAACCCGGACATCGCTGATCATATGCTGAACGTTGTGCTCGTAGGTGCTGGTCCGACAGGTGTTGAAATGGCCGGCGCTTTATCAGAGCTGCGAAAGAATGTATTACCCAAAGACTATCCCGCACTCGACTTCAGTAAAATGAGGATCTTCCTGCTGGATGGTCTCGACAGGGTACTACCGCCCATGCATCCCAAATCAAGCGCCCGTGCACAACGATACCTCGAGAAGATGGGCGTGATCATCAAACTGGGCGTGATCGTACAGGACTATGACGGAGAAACGATCACGCTGAAGACAGGAGAACAGATCAAATCATATCTCGTAGTGTGGAGCGCCGGTGTAACAGGAGAAGTACTGGCAGGCATACCGAAAGAGTGGACGGAACGCGGTAAGTTGCTCACCGATCCACATTGCAGGGTAATAGGCAGCAACAATGTCTTTGCTATTGGTGATATCGCGCTGATGAAACTGGAAGACTATCCTAAAGGGCATCCGGGCGTAGCACAACCAGCCATACAGATGGGGAAATATATTGGTAAACATTTATACAAGCTACATACAAATGAGCCTGTCAAACCATTCAAATACTTTGATAAAGGTTCACTTGCCACGGTAGGCAGAGGTAAAGCAGTAGCGGATCTGCCAAAGAACATTCATCTTGGCGGACGACTGGCCTGGTGGATATGGTTATTTGTACACGTCAATTTCCTTGTCAGTTTCCGTAACAAATTACTGGTGCTGGCTAACTGGATATGGAACCTTTTCACATTCGATAAAGGCAACAGACTGATCATCCGTCCATACATCCGGAAAGGAGATGAACGTGCGAAAGCTGTATTCACTGAAAACGAGGTGGGCAGTTAG
- a CDS encoding AraC family transcriptional regulator: MMKTRAYKMISPIYDSPSAIPGRREYVNPLPIGVYSRTDNNCKDHLSAHRADYYTILLVTKGQGRLTTGTRSYYIDEPMIIFVHPSEVISWKELSVAQEGYACFFNRRLLDERPLLKTIIDKYHLFDSRNKNIIRMKPADVPVLGGIFASMQQEQLSGNRLNDDAIQTYLQLLLIQCARITDFKASGQVSEEHKHVQEFFGLLEREITNVNYTNPVSMKTAKEFAANLQVHPNYLNTLLKKHTGQNVSTHIRTRLLEQAKNLLLRTDWTLQDIGYCIGFAEQPNFSLFFKKNAGVTPAAYRKQLRIRN, from the coding sequence ATGATGAAGACACGCGCATACAAAATGATTAGCCCAATATATGATAGCCCGTCCGCCATTCCCGGTAGGAGGGAATATGTTAATCCGTTACCCATCGGGGTGTACAGCCGCACAGACAACAATTGTAAAGACCATCTTTCCGCACATCGTGCAGACTATTATACTATTCTGCTGGTAACCAAAGGTCAGGGTAGACTGACAACTGGCACCCGCAGTTACTATATTGATGAACCTATGATCATATTTGTGCATCCCTCGGAAGTGATATCCTGGAAGGAACTGTCCGTTGCACAGGAAGGTTATGCCTGCTTTTTCAACCGGCGTTTACTGGATGAGCGTCCCCTGCTGAAAACGATCATAGATAAATATCACCTGTTTGATAGCCGTAATAAGAACATCATCCGGATGAAACCTGCCGATGTACCCGTGCTGGGCGGTATTTTCGCCAGTATGCAGCAGGAGCAGTTATCGGGTAACCGGTTGAATGACGATGCGATCCAGACCTATCTGCAGCTTTTGCTGATACAATGTGCACGTATCACTGATTTCAAGGCATCCGGACAGGTATCTGAAGAACATAAGCATGTACAGGAGTTTTTCGGTTTGCTGGAAAGAGAAATTACGAACGTGAATTATACGAATCCTGTTTCTATGAAAACTGCAAAGGAGTTTGCAGCCAATCTGCAGGTACATCCCAACTATCTGAATACGCTGCTCAAAAAACACACAGGACAAAATGTGAGTACACATATACGTACCCGCCTACTGGAGCAAGCAAAGAACCTCTTGTTGCGGACAGACTGGACATTGCAGGACATTGGATACTGTATTGGTTTTGCGGAGCAGCCAAATTTTAGTTTGTTCTTTAAAAAGAATGCAGGCGTGACGCCGGCAGCGTACAGAAAGCAATTAAGAATTAGGAATTAG
- a CDS encoding GH39 family glycosyl hydrolase, with amino-acid sequence MERRYFLKQAFVSAVGSALIPGIVTGRSLWEEQPPLLIDTKIQGRTFSHFWSKCVGAGRAGEVLRTGSPWLEQLQFAKKHCGFEYCRLHGIFHDDMSVYQGGVYNWLRVDDVISRMLKAGVKPFVELSFFPKEMAGGSATAYWWKANVSPPADFSKWAQLVTNFAKHCVEKYGISEVSTWYFEVWNEPNVSATWAGRKSQYFAMYKATAQAIKGVSSQLRVGGPATGNFVGDGRFDGELEDRSRISISPVDPDAQQWKGVWITDFLEYCKKEQLPVDFVSTHPYPTDLPFNNGKGTVRGIDATQKDLQWLRAVVDKSAYPKAEIHLTEWGTSSCGRDAMHDALPAAAYIVKANVDSIGLADGLSYGAFSDCGEEGTGGQQFSGGCGLLNYQGIPKPSFHAYRMLNALGDELLYNKDGIIVTRHKATQKITALVYNYPAALKTVPPFGTMTVVEDALKLGEPRDFNFKLININKDARFNVEILDRENGNALHAMKQAGEPETLNAEQVKLLQQMGMAVREEQVLSSSAGVLLIGKVLQPWDVMLIDETH; translated from the coding sequence ATGGAAAGACGTTATTTTTTGAAACAGGCTTTTGTTTCAGCCGTAGGTAGTGCATTAATACCCGGTATAGTAACAGGCCGCTCACTATGGGAAGAACAACCGCCATTGCTGATTGACACCAAGATCCAGGGACGTACGTTCTCACATTTCTGGAGTAAGTGTGTCGGCGCAGGCCGCGCAGGTGAAGTCCTGCGTACCGGTTCCCCCTGGCTGGAGCAATTACAGTTTGCTAAAAAGCACTGTGGATTTGAATATTGCCGTCTCCATGGAATCTTTCACGATGATATGTCCGTTTATCAGGGGGGGGTGTATAACTGGCTCCGCGTAGACGATGTGATCAGCAGGATGCTGAAAGCAGGTGTAAAACCATTTGTGGAGCTGAGCTTTTTCCCGAAGGAAATGGCTGGCGGCAGCGCCACCGCCTATTGGTGGAAAGCAAATGTATCGCCCCCTGCAGACTTCTCAAAATGGGCTCAGCTGGTCACTAACTTCGCTAAACACTGCGTAGAGAAGTACGGTATCAGTGAAGTCAGCACCTGGTACTTTGAAGTATGGAATGAACCCAATGTCTCGGCTACCTGGGCAGGTAGAAAAAGCCAGTATTTTGCCATGTATAAGGCGACTGCGCAGGCCATAAAAGGTGTATCATCACAGTTACGTGTAGGTGGCCCGGCAACAGGCAACTTCGTGGGAGATGGACGCTTTGACGGGGAATTGGAAGATAGATCCAGGATCTCTATATCTCCCGTTGATCCGGATGCGCAGCAATGGAAAGGTGTATGGATCACAGACTTCCTGGAATATTGTAAAAAAGAACAACTGCCTGTCGATTTTGTATCCACCCATCCCTACCCGACTGACCTGCCTTTCAACAATGGAAAAGGTACGGTACGTGGTATAGATGCAACACAGAAAGACCTGCAGTGGTTACGGGCTGTTGTGGATAAAAGTGCATATCCGAAAGCAGAAATACATCTGACAGAATGGGGTACCAGTTCCTGTGGCAGAGATGCCATGCATGACGCGTTACCAGCCGCTGCTTATATTGTTAAAGCAAATGTAGATAGTATCGGACTCGCAGATGGCCTGTCTTACGGGGCTTTCAGTGACTGTGGAGAAGAAGGCACCGGCGGACAGCAATTCTCCGGTGGCTGTGGACTGCTGAATTATCAGGGTATTCCCAAACCCTCCTTCCATGCTTATCGTATGCTGAACGCACTGGGCGATGAACTGTTGTATAACAAGGACGGGATCATCGTTACACGACACAAAGCCACACAGAAAATCACCGCCCTTGTGTATAACTATCCGGCGGCATTGAAAACAGTCCCTCCTTTTGGTACAATGACTGTCGTAGAAGACGCACTTAAACTGGGAGAACCGCGCGACTTCAATTTTAAGCTGATCAATATTAATAAGGACGCCCGCTTCAATGTGGAGATCCTTGACCGTGAGAACGGAAATGCGCTGCATGCTATGAAACAGGCGGGTGAGCCTGAAACATTGAATGCCGAGCAGGTTAAACTGTTACAGCAAATGGGAATGGCTGTTAGAGAAGAACAGGTATTGTCGAGTAGCGCAGGGGTGTTACTCATTGGAAAAGTACTGCAGCCATGGGATGTGATGCTGATTGATGAAACACATTAA
- a CDS encoding ABC transporter ATP-binding protein produces MKHLTQKQGQTVTFTAWCNFCPPPGMKIFWNYMRPHRWMIGLSLLLAGLGQLATMVDPLIFGKIIDDYALHPGNRPQHELVRGVLFWLAIAIGVAMLARLFRSLQDFVMRIIVQRFGMQVFNDGLKQTLRLSYQEFEEQRSGETVALLQKVRNDTERFFNSFINILFSSLVGVGFLIWYAINKHWLLVPVFFIGVLVLGSLAGLLSRRMKQVQRSINKETLKLSGTITESLRNIELVKSLGLTFPEIRRLRTFTRNIYDLEIKKVKQVRTLSFVQGTTLNLLRQSILFILLWLIFRKVLSTGELIAMQFISATIFTPLQELGNIIVLYREAQSSLLLFDQLMHKPVEQRPASPVELGTLESIRFTDIVFKHQTATHHALDGISFSASMGDTIAFVGPSGSGKSTLVKLLLGLYQPISGEIYFNDIPSGEIRFNQMRRQIGFVSQDTQLFAGTIKDNLLFVKPDATGEEMLEALHKASCDQLLARSPQGLNTILGEGGLKLSGGEKQRISIARALIRHPRLLIFDEATSALDSLTEEAITDTVRHISALREQLNILIAHRLSTIMHADTIYVLEKGKIVETGTHQALLEQKGLYYAMWRQQIGERRSIVQ; encoded by the coding sequence ATGAAACATCTAACCCAAAAACAAGGACAAACTGTCACTTTTACTGCATGGTGCAATTTTTGCCCACCTCCCGGCATGAAGATCTTCTGGAATTATATGCGCCCCCATCGCTGGATGATCGGTTTATCCCTCCTGCTGGCTGGTCTTGGCCAGCTGGCTACCATGGTTGACCCGCTCATCTTTGGGAAGATCATAGACGATTACGCCCTGCATCCCGGTAACAGACCGCAACATGAACTCGTCCGGGGAGTGCTCTTCTGGCTGGCCATAGCCATAGGCGTAGCCATGCTGGCAAGGCTCTTCCGATCGCTCCAGGACTTCGTCATGCGCATCATCGTACAGCGGTTCGGTATGCAGGTATTCAACGATGGACTCAAACAGACCCTCCGCCTTTCCTACCAGGAATTTGAAGAACAACGGAGTGGTGAGACCGTCGCCCTGCTACAAAAAGTACGCAACGACACCGAACGGTTCTTCAACTCCTTTATCAATATCCTGTTCTCCTCCCTCGTTGGCGTTGGCTTCCTGATATGGTACGCCATCAATAAACACTGGCTGCTCGTTCCAGTATTCTTTATTGGTGTGCTGGTACTGGGTTCACTCGCCGGTTTATTAAGCCGCAGAATGAAACAGGTACAACGGAGCATCAATAAGGAAACATTGAAACTATCCGGTACGATCACCGAGTCACTCCGCAATATCGAACTCGTAAAAAGCCTGGGACTCACCTTTCCGGAGATACGCCGGCTCCGCACCTTCACCAGGAACATCTACGACCTGGAAATAAAGAAAGTAAAGCAGGTACGTACGCTGTCATTCGTACAGGGCACGACCCTGAACCTGCTTCGTCAGTCCATCCTTTTTATATTACTCTGGCTGATCTTCCGCAAGGTGCTCAGCACCGGCGAACTGATTGCCATGCAATTTATATCGGCAACGATCTTCACACCACTGCAGGAACTGGGTAACATCATCGTTCTCTACAGGGAAGCACAAAGCTCGCTGCTGCTGTTCGATCAGCTGATGCACAAACCGGTAGAACAGCGACCTGCCAGTCCGGTAGAACTGGGCACACTGGAAAGTATCCGCTTCACAGATATCGTGTTCAAACACCAGACAGCCACCCACCATGCACTGGATGGCATCAGTTTCAGCGCTTCCATGGGCGATACGATCGCTTTTGTCGGCCCTTCCGGTTCCGGTAAATCCACGCTGGTAAAATTGCTGTTAGGGCTGTACCAACCGATATCCGGAGAGATCTACTTCAACGATATTCCATCAGGTGAGATCCGGTTCAACCAGATGCGCCGTCAGATCGGTTTTGTTTCCCAGGATACACAGTTGTTTGCCGGTACGATCAAAGACAACCTGCTGTTCGTGAAACCTGATGCGACCGGGGAAGAGATGCTGGAAGCACTTCATAAAGCTTCCTGCGACCAGTTACTGGCACGTTCTCCACAAGGTTTGAACACTATACTCGGCGAAGGCGGGTTGAAACTCTCAGGCGGCGAAAAACAGCGTATTTCTATCGCCCGGGCCCTGATCCGCCATCCACGCCTGCTGATATTCGATGAGGCCACCTCCGCCCTCGACTCTCTCACGGAAGAAGCCATTACCGATACCGTCCGGCATATCTCTGCCCTCAGAGAACAGCTGAACATCCTCATCGCTCACCGGTTGTCTACCATCATGCATGCGGATACTATCTATGTGCTTGAAAAAGGAAAGATCGTGGAAACGGGCACACATCAGGCCCTGCTCGAACAAAAGGGACTTTATTATGCCATGTGGCGCCAGCAGATAGGCGAACGCCGCAGTATCGTACAGTAA
- a CDS encoding helix-turn-helix transcriptional regulator — MQSLPSLPFPEFTYQLEEVTRIFSREETSGPEIRYDELKIGHARMLWYKYTADREYHIPMRLGQERVEMHFKLQGRSGVSYEDQHLIMTANQQSIFYQRELEGEYILFPGEESAFFEIEIPRPVFDSLIMEDSLFLRDFSRQLQTPRHHLWPGYSMHITPQMHFIIAQMRDTTYTGQMKKLFLEAKMIELFLLQVNGYDQELQHKVSLRKQETDALYAAKAYIEQHFAEDCSILFLAMQVGINQKKLKEGFRVLFGHTIFGYVSHVRMEKAKQLLLDEHKTVGEVADIVGYRHQQHFTTAFRKKYGILPRTLKQ, encoded by the coding sequence ATGCAGTCATTGCCATCTTTGCCATTTCCTGAGTTTACCTACCAGCTGGAAGAAGTCACACGCATCTTTAGCCGGGAGGAGACGTCCGGCCCCGAGATCAGGTATGACGAACTGAAAATAGGCCATGCGCGTATGCTCTGGTATAAATACACCGCCGACCGCGAATATCATATTCCCATGCGACTAGGACAGGAAAGGGTGGAAATGCACTTCAAGCTGCAGGGACGTTCAGGCGTGAGCTATGAAGACCAGCATCTTATCATGACAGCCAATCAGCAGAGCATTTTCTATCAACGGGAACTGGAAGGTGAATACATCCTCTTCCCCGGTGAAGAAAGTGCCTTTTTTGAAATAGAGATACCCCGGCCGGTATTTGATTCGCTGATCATGGAGGATAGCCTTTTCCTGCGTGACTTCTCGCGGCAACTGCAAACACCCCGGCACCATCTCTGGCCGGGCTATTCTATGCATATTACCCCACAGATGCATTTCATCATTGCACAGATGCGAGACACTACCTACACGGGGCAGATGAAAAAGTTGTTCCTGGAAGCCAAGATGATAGAATTATTCCTGCTTCAGGTAAATGGATACGACCAGGAGTTGCAGCATAAGGTATCCCTTCGAAAGCAGGAGACTGACGCTTTATATGCCGCCAAAGCATACATAGAGCAACACTTTGCGGAAGACTGTTCCATTCTCTTCCTGGCGATGCAGGTAGGTATCAATCAGAAAAAGCTGAAAGAAGGTTTCAGGGTATTATTCGGACACACCATTTTCGGGTATGTCAGCCATGTCAGAATGGAAAAAGCGAAACAACTGCTGCTAGACGAACATAAGACAGTCGGAGAAGTAGCAGATATAGTGGGCTATCGACATCAGCAGCACTTTACCACTGCTTTCCGGAAAAAATATGGCATCCTTCCCCGCACACTGAAACAGTAA
- a CDS encoding glycoside hydrolase family 95 protein: MKKLPLLLCSIFPLFTHAQQALKLWYKQPAGNIWTAALPVGNGRIAAMVFGNPEEELLQLNESTVWTGGPNRNENPEGLAALPQIRQLIFEGKQKEAQELAAQKIQTKTSNGQMYQPVGTLHLAFAGHDKHDNYYRELDIEKAVATTSYSVNGVKYTREVFASVPAQTIIVRLTASKPGALDFAAYLTTPQKNATVKATGKDLIVNGITGSHEGVEGKVKFNGVARVIATGGKVLTSDTAVTVQHANSALVFISMATNYVSYQDLSADAARRTATYLNAAVKQPYDALLKAHITSYQRYFNRVKIDLGTSDAAKEPTDVRLLNFSKAYDPQFVSLYFQFGRYLLISCSQPGGQPATLQGLWNGEMSPPWDSKYTININTEMNYWPAEKDNLPEMHEPLVQMVKELSVTGQGTARTLYGARGWVAHHNTDLWRITGPVDRIFYGIWSMGGAWLAQHLWDRYLYNGDRRYLADVYPAIRGAALFFVDDLVEDPKRKYLVINPGTSPENAPSTRPGVSFDAGCTMDNQIVFDALSAAISAAEILGKDAALVDTFKATRDRLPPMQVGQYGQLQEWIDDLDNPKDNHRHISHLYGLYPSAQISPDRTPELAKAANTTLEQRGDVSTGWSMGWKVNWWARLQDGAHALKLITNQLSPVGQHGGGTYTNLFDAHAPFQIDGNFGCTSGITEMLMQSHDGVIYVLPALPPQWKTGSIKGLRARGGFVIEELTWQDGSITTLVIRSTLGGNCRIRSSVPLKGATPRAKATGVNSNPFYQVAPIAAPIIHNKALSPQKRVAPETYDVPTEKGKTYRFSAM; this comes from the coding sequence ATGAAAAAACTTCCTTTGCTGTTATGCAGCATATTTCCATTATTTACCCATGCCCAGCAAGCATTAAAACTGTGGTATAAACAACCTGCAGGTAATATCTGGACGGCCGCACTTCCTGTAGGTAACGGACGGATTGCCGCAATGGTATTTGGTAACCCGGAAGAAGAACTGCTGCAATTGAATGAAAGTACGGTATGGACTGGTGGTCCCAACCGTAATGAAAACCCGGAAGGGCTGGCCGCCCTGCCACAGATCCGTCAGCTGATATTCGAAGGTAAACAGAAGGAAGCGCAGGAACTGGCGGCACAGAAGATACAGACAAAAACCTCCAACGGACAAATGTATCAGCCGGTGGGGACATTACATCTGGCATTCGCCGGACATGATAAACATGATAATTATTACCGTGAACTGGATATTGAAAAAGCAGTGGCTACCACCAGCTATTCAGTGAATGGTGTGAAATATACAAGAGAAGTATTTGCGTCTGTGCCTGCTCAGACGATCATCGTACGACTTACCGCCAGTAAACCGGGCGCCCTTGACTTTGCTGCTTACCTGACGACTCCGCAGAAAAATGCAACTGTTAAAGCTACCGGGAAAGACCTTATTGTGAATGGCATCACTGGCAGTCATGAAGGTGTCGAAGGAAAAGTAAAGTTTAACGGTGTGGCCAGGGTGATCGCAACAGGTGGTAAAGTGCTGACTTCCGATACAGCGGTGACAGTACAACATGCGAACAGTGCGCTGGTATTCATTTCTATGGCAACGAACTATGTCAGTTACCAGGACCTGAGTGCGGATGCAGCAAGACGGACGGCTACCTACCTGAATGCCGCGGTGAAACAACCTTACGATGCACTACTGAAAGCACACATTACTTCCTATCAGCGTTATTTTAACCGGGTTAAAATCGACCTGGGTACATCCGATGCTGCGAAAGAACCTACAGATGTCAGACTGCTCAATTTCTCCAAAGCATACGATCCACAGTTTGTATCTCTTTACTTTCAGTTCGGCCGTTATCTGCTGATCTCCTGTTCCCAGCCCGGCGGACAGCCTGCTACGTTACAGGGATTGTGGAACGGGGAAATGAGCCCGCCATGGGATAGCAAGTATACCATCAATATTAATACTGAAATGAACTACTGGCCGGCGGAAAAGGATAATTTGCCGGAAATGCATGAACCGCTGGTACAGATGGTAAAAGAGCTGTCTGTAACAGGACAGGGCACTGCCCGTACCCTCTACGGCGCCAGGGGATGGGTGGCGCATCACAATACAGACCTGTGGCGTATTACTGGTCCCGTAGACCGGATCTTTTATGGTATCTGGAGTATGGGTGGCGCCTGGCTGGCCCAGCATCTCTGGGATCGCTATCTTTATAACGGCGATAGGCGCTATCTGGCAGATGTATACCCTGCTATCAGGGGCGCAGCATTGTTCTTTGTTGATGACCTTGTGGAAGATCCGAAGCGTAAGTATTTAGTGATCAATCCGGGCACTTCTCCTGAGAATGCACCTTCCACCCGTCCGGGTGTCTCTTTTGATGCCGGATGTACCATGGATAACCAGATCGTGTTTGACGCGTTAAGTGCGGCGATCAGTGCTGCGGAGATCTTAGGTAAGGATGCGGCACTGGTTGATACATTCAAAGCCACCCGCGACCGTCTGCCACCAATGCAGGTAGGGCAATATGGTCAGCTGCAGGAATGGATCGATGACCTGGATAACCCGAAAGATAATCACCGGCATATTTCACATCTCTATGGTTTGTACCCTTCCGCACAGATCTCCCCCGACCGTACCCCCGAACTGGCTAAAGCAGCCAACACAACACTGGAGCAGCGCGGGGACGTCTCTACCGGATGGAGCATGGGCTGGAAGGTGAACTGGTGGGCCAGACTCCAGGATGGCGCACATGCCCTGAAACTGATCACGAATCAGTTAAGTCCTGTAGGTCAACATGGCGGTGGTACCTATACCAATCTGTTTGACGCGCATGCCCCTTTCCAGATTGATGGTAACTTCGGATGTACTTCCGGTATAACGGAAATGCTGATGCAAAGTCACGATGGCGTGATCTATGTACTGCCGGCATTACCACCACAATGGAAAACAGGTAGTATAAAAGGACTGAGGGCAAGGGGTGGTTTCGTGATAGAGGAACTGACCTGGCAGGATGGCAGCATCACAACACTGGTGATCCGGTCTACCCTGGGTGGCAACTGCCGCATTCGTAGCAGTGTACCCTTAAAGGGAGCTACGCCGCGGGCAAAGGCCACCGGTGTGAACAGCAATCCTTTTTACCAGGTGGCGCCAATAGCAGCACCGATCATCCACAACAAGGCGTTATCTCCACAGAAAAGGGTCGCCCCCGAGACATACGATGTGCCGACCGAAAAAGGGAAGACCTATCGTTTTTCTGCCATGTAA